One Misgurnus anguillicaudatus chromosome 22, ASM2758022v2, whole genome shotgun sequence DNA segment encodes these proteins:
- the nacc2 gene encoding nucleus accumbens-associated protein 2: protein MSQMLHMEIPNFGSTVLGSLNEQRLNGQYCDVSILVKGQTFKAHRAVLAASSLYFRDLFNGSTKVQFELPSSVTPACFQQILTFCYTGKLTMAASEQLVIMYTAGYLQIQHIVERGMDLMFKANSPHCDSATAAMDDPGSEPQSPGNNPASVLGPLGWSPALSRRIKLEGSEPQQNLLGSKRSINGDGGRSARGGPVFYSGATGVFTPAYPGERSSPGASSLPTTDSPTSYQNEDDDFEEESFDTEETYSQMCARSNNSYSGTEKSDMGMMPLQLENRSCVLIRRDLVALPASLISQIGYRCHPKLYTEGDPGEKLELVGGTGVLMTRGQLMNCHLCAGIKHKVLLRRLLATFFDRNTLANSCGTGIRSSTSDPSRKPLDSRVLNAVKLYCQNFAPNFKESEMNVIAADMCTNARRVRKRWLPKIKSMLPDGMEVYHGSSVPAGVALPIGVQVPYESDFKNLLPSALTLEQRIYAERKDQMRTHSLLDAAEETLMSPQTKDEPEEDEEEINGTEGTLGAPLDLPRVEGGVCVTTPPVGHQQEEEFVEGLRINGQ, encoded by the exons ATGTCCCAGATGCTACACATGGAGATCCCAAACTTCGGCAGTACGGTGTTGGGCTCGCTGAACGAGCAGCGTTTGAACGGGCAGTACTGCGACGTCTCCATCCTGGTGAAGGGTCAGACCTTCAAAGCCCACCGGGCCGTGCTGGCGGCCAGCAGTCTGTATTTTCGTGACCTGTTTAACGGCAGCACCAAAGTCCAGTTCGAGCTCCCCTCGTCCGTCACGCCCGCCTGTTTCCAGCAGATTCTCACTTTTTGCTACACGGGCAAACTGACCATGGCGGCCAGCGAGCAGCTGGTGATCATGTACACCGCCGGTTATCTTCAGATTCAGCACATTGTAGAGCGGGGCATGGACCTCATGTTTAAAGCCAACTCGCCCCACTGCGACTCGGCCACGGCTGCCATGGACGATCCGGGCTCGGAACCCCAGAGTCCCGGGAACAACCCCGCGTCCGTGCTGGGGCCGTTGGGCTGGTCTCCAGCGCTGTCTCGCAGAATCAAGCTGGAGGGTTCGGAGCCGCAGCAGAATCTCCTCGGGTCTAAAAGATCCATCAACGGCGACGGTGGCCGCTCGGCACGGGGCGGTCCGGTGTTTTACTCTGGAGCGACGGGCGTATTTACACCGGCGTATCCCGGAGAGCGTTCCAGTCCGGGAGCGTCCAGCCTTCCGACCACTGACAGTCCGACGTCGTACCAGAATGAAGATGATGACTTTGAGGAAGAGTCGTTTGATACAGAGGAGACCTACAGTCAGATGTGTGCCCGCTCCAATAACTCATACAGCG GTACAGAGAAATCAGACATGGGTATGATGCCGCTGCAGCTGGAGAACCGTTCCTGTGTTCTGATTCGTCGGGATCTGGTGGCTCTTCCCGCCAGTCTCATCAGTCAGATCGGCTACAGATGTCATCCTAAACTCTACACAGAAGGCGACCCCGGAGAGAAACTAGAACTGGTGGGAG gTACTGGTGTGCTCATGACAAGAGGACAGTTGATGAATTGTCATCTGTGTGCTGGAATCAAACACAAAGTTCTCCTCAGGCGACTCCTCGCAACATTTTTCGACAG AAACACATTAGCAAACAGTTGTGGGACGGGGATTCGATCTTCAACCAGTGACCCCAGCAGGAAACCTCTGGACAGTCGAGTCCTCAATGCTGTCAAAC tTTACTGTCAGAACTTTGCACCCAACTTTAAGGAGAGCGAGATGAACGTCATCGCAGCCGACATGTGTACGAACGCTCGGCGTGTACGGAAACGCTGGCTTCCCAAGATCAAGTCCATGCTGCCTGATGGGATGGAAGTGTATCATGGCTCATCTGTGCCGGCGGGTGTGGCTTTGCCCATCGGCGTTCAGGTGCCCTATGAGTCTGACTTTAAGAACCTGCTGCCGTCAGCGCTGACTCTGGAGCAGCGGATCTACGCCGAGCGCAAAGATCAAATGAGAACTCACTCGCTGCTGGACGCTGCTGAGGAGACCCTGATGAGTCCTCAGACCAAAGATGAGCCGGAGGAGGACGAGGAGGAGATCAACGGCACAGAGGGGACTTTAGGAGCACCTCTTGACCTGCCCAGAGTCGAGGGCGGAGTCTGTGTGACCACACCCCCTGTGGGGCACCAGCAGGAGGAGGAGTTTGTGGAGGGTTTGAGAATAAACGGGCAGTGA